The following DNA comes from Euzebyales bacterium.
TGCAGCAGGTACTCGGCGCCGGTGGGACCGTGGTCCCCACCGACCAGGACCGGCGGGTGGTCGGCGTCGGCGGTGTACGCCTCCTTGTGCTCGTGCTCAGCGCCCGCGCCGTAGAAGTCGGCGAAGGTCGAGCGGTTGTGTGTGCCGTTGACCCACTGGTTGCGGACGCGGAACTGGAACTTGGCCAGCTCGGGCTGAGCGTCGACGGCGTCGAGGGTGGCGAACAGGGTCGCAGTGTCGACGCCGTTGCGGACAGCGTCGGTGCCGATGGTGTCGGTCATTTGGTCTTCCTCCTACAGGAAGGGTTCGATCAACTGGCGTCATGCTGACCGGCCGCGATGCGTTTCCCATCGGTGGGTGTTGCCCATCTCGGACCGTTTGACCACCTAGCCGCAACGCCCCGAGCCGCCACCCCACGAAGCACAACCACTCCCGGAACCGCAGCCACCTCGCGTCGCGGCGCGAGCGCGAGGTGGTGCGCGGGGTCAAGGGGTGGTTGTCGGAGTGCGTGGTCGGTCGTACGGACCGCAACCACCGCGCAAAGTGGGTCAGGCGCGCACTGCGGCGGCGACGGTACGCCGCGCTATCACACCGGCGAGGTGCTCCGCGTCGGCGCCCACACCGTGGATCGTGTCCGACCCCCGGCGGTACATCCAGCGCAGGCCCAGGAAGAACAGGCCGTCCGCGGTCGTCACCCCGCGTCGCTGCAGCGGTTCGCCGGTCGCGTCGAACACGTCCGCGTCGATCCAGCTGAAGTCACGCCGGTAGCCGGTCGCCCACAGCACGGAATGGATGCCGGCGTCGTCGAGCTGCAGCCGGCGCGGTGCCTGTCGCACCCACGCGCCCGGCGGCGGCGGTTCGTCGTCAGGCGCAGCGGCGGGCACGCCGCTGCGCGCCACGAAGTCGTCGACGCTGTTGCGGAACTCCTGCCGGTGACGGTCGGCGGCTGCGACCGTGGCAGCCAGATCGTCGCCGAACCACACGGTCGCGCCCTGGACGCCGGCGAGGCGACCGGTCGGGGTCACCCCGCGGGCGACCAGGCGCCGGAGATCCATGTCGTGGCGGCCGCCAGCCAGCACGAAGGCGGGCGTGGATCGCACGGCCTGGGGGTCGGCGAGGCTGTCGATCGTGCGGTCGAACGCACTCATCCGGTGCATCCACCAGTGGGCGTCGCGGCCGCGGTAGCGGCGTGGCAGGGTACGGTGCCGACCGGCGGCCAGCACGACCCGGCGACCCGCCAGGGCGAGCTCCTCGGCGATCTGCTGACCCGACGGCCCGGCACCCACGACGAGCACGCCGCCGTCGGGCAGCTGCTGCGGGTTGCGGTAGTGGCTGGTGTGCAGCTGGACGATGTCGGCCGGCAGGCGGACGGCGGGCTCCATCGGGATGCGAGGCAGCGCGTGGTGGCCGGTCGCGACGACCACGTTGTCGGCGATGAACGACCCGTGGTCGGAGATCACGCACCAGGCGCCTCCCGCGGGACGGATCCTGTGCACCGCGACCCCGGTGTGCACCGGCGCGTCGAAGGACCGCGCGTAGCGCTCGAAGAGGTCGACGACCTCGGCTCTGTCCATGAACCCGTCGGGGTCGTCCCCCCGGTAGTCCAGGCCCGGCAGGCCCGTCTGCCAGTTCGGCGTGAGCAGCTTGAACGAGTCCCAGCGCTCGCTGCGCCAGCGCTCGCCGACGCGGCCGCGGTCGAGGAGCAGGTGCGGTCGTCCGTGCGCCGTCAGGTGGTGACTCAGCGTGAGGCCTGCCTGCCCGGCACCGACGATGAGGGTCTCGACACGCGTTCCCATTACGCTGTGCTCCTGCGATCGATCCGGTTAAGTGTCCGTGATCGCACGGTAGGCCCGGGCGTGGCGCCAGCCCTCGGCACCCATTGCCCATGTCGGTGCCCGCCCTGCCTACGCCGCGCGGTCCTGCGGCAGGGTTCGGTTGCCGGCCCGCGTCGGGCGCGTCAGTCGTCGGACAACGCCGCGGCCAGCCCCATGTCCGCCAGCGTCCGCTGTGCCACCGCCATCGCGGCGTTCGCGGCCGGCACCCCTGCGTACACCGCGGTGTGCAGCAGCACCTCAGCGATGTCATCGGCGTCGAGCCCGTTGCGGACCGCGGCGCGCACGTGCAGCGCCAGTTCGGCCTCGTGGCCCAACGCGGCCAGGAGCGCCAGGGTCAGGCAGCTGCGGGTGCGGCGGTCGAGGCCTTCACGGGTCCACACATCGCCCCAGGCGTTGCGCGTGATGTACTCCTGGAACGGCCGTGTCATCCGGGTCGCGCGCGCGGTCGCCTGCGCGACGTACTCGTCGCCGAGCACCTCGCGACGCACCTGCATCCCGGCGTCGTACCGTTCGTCCGTCATTGCTGTCCCTCCGAATCGAGGTGGGCGAGGATGTGCCCTGAGACGGCGTCGGGCTGCTCGACGTTGGCGAGGTGCGCGGCGGGGCCGACCATGACGATCCGTGCCCCGGCCACGCCTGCGGCGATGACCTCCGCGTGCTCCCGCGGCGTCGCGGGGTCCTCGTCGCCGACGATCAGCAGGGTCGGCGTCGTGATCGATGCCAGGTCGTCGCGTAGGTCCATGGTCGCGATCGCCTCGCAGCAGCCTGCGTAGCCCTCATCAGACGTCCCGCGGACCATCGCGAGCAGGCGCTCGACCAGGGCGGGGTCAGCCGTGGCGAGGCCGTCGGTCAGCCACCGGCCGACCACGGCGTCGGCGACGGCGCGGACGCCGTCGTCGCGGACGGTCGCGGCACGGTCGTGCCACCGCCGGGCGGGCGGCAGGTGAGCGGATGTGCAACACAGGACCAGCCGGTCCACGCACGCGGGTACGGTCGCCGCCAGCTGCATCGCGATCATGCCGCCCAGTGACAGGCCGACGTGGTGCGCCCGCCCGACGCCGAGGCGGTCGAGGAGCGCCGTGACGTCCTCCGCCAGGTCCGCCATGGTGTAGGGACCGATCGGCGCAGGCGACCGACCGTGGCCTCGCAGGTCGTAGCGCACGACGCGTTGGCGCCCGGCCAGCGGTACCACCTGGGGTTCCCACATGTCGAGGCTGCTGCCCAGCGAGTCGTGGAGGACGACCACCGGTGCGTCGACAGGGCCGGTGACGACGTGGTGCACCTCGACGGCGGTCACCGGGTCGCCGCAGTGGCGTCGTGACGGGCCAGCGCGCGGTCCACCAGCACCGTCGCGTTGCCGGTCGCACCGGTGGGATCCAGCAGCCGGCGGAGCTCGTCAGGCGGACAGACGTCCGTGATCACGCGGTCTCGACTCAGTTGGCTGAGCAGGTCGGAGCCTTCGGCCTCTGCGCGGTCGGCGGCAGCCGCCACCAGGTCGTGTGCCGCGAGCCGCCCGAGCGCGTCGGTCAATGCGGCAGTCACGCGCTCGGCCTGGAGCAGCCCCCCGGTCAGCTCCAGGTTCGCCCGCATGCGGTCCGAATGGACCCGCAGGTTGCCGACGCTGTCGCGCAGCCACGCCCCGGCCGAGCCGGTGGCGCGCAGCAGCTGCGTGCACGGACGCCACTCGGCGTGCCAGGCGCCGGCGGCTCGTTCGTGCTCCTGGCACATGGTCGTCAACAGGGTTGCGACGAGGCCGGGCACCGTCATGGCGGCCGCGAGCGCGGCCACCGCGGCGACGGGGTTGCGCTTGTGCGGCATGGTCGACGACCGCCCGCGGCCCTCGACGCCCTCGGACACCTCGCCGACCTCGGTCTGGGCGAGCAACGTGATGTCACGCGCCACCTTGGCGCAGACGCCCGCGGCGGAGCCGAGTGCACCGGCCAGCTCGGCGATCGGGGTGCGGATGGTGTGCCAGGGCATGACCGGCGCGACCAGGTCCAGCCGGCGGGCGAACGCCACGGCCACGCCGGGGCCGGCCTCGCCGAGTGAGGCCAGCGTGCCGGCCGCGCCACCCAGCTGGGCCGGCAGACCCCTGCGGACGGCGCGCAGCTGCGCGAGGGCCGCATCCAGACCGGTCATCCAGCCTGCCGCGCGGCAGCCGAAGGTGGTCGGCACGGCCTGCTGCAGCAGCGTGCGGCCGACCATCGGCAGGTCACGGTGGATGCGGCCGAGCTCCGCTGCGGCGTCGGCCGTCGCCGTGAGGTCGTCGATGATGACGTCGAGCGCCTGGCGTGCCACGAGCATCGTCGCGGTGTCGAGCACGTCCTGGCTCGTCGCGCCCCGGTGCACGTGCGCGGCCGCGCCACCGTCCACGGCGGCCGTCAGCGCGCGCACGAGCGGGACGACGGGGTTGCCGGCGGCCGTGGCGGCGGCGCCGATCTCTACGGCGTCGAACGCCCTGGCGTCGCAGGCGGCTGCGATGTTGTCCGCGTCCTCGTGGGCGATCACTCCGCGGTCGGCAGCGGCGGTGGCCAGCGCCGCCTCGACGTCGAGCATCGCCTGAAGCCACGCGCGGTCGCCCGTGACCGCGCGCACACGGCCGCGCGCCAGCACGAGATCGAACAGTGCGTCGGTGTCAGGCGTCGAAGAAGACGGTGGCACGATCGCCCTGCAGGTGGATGTCCAGGTCGTAGCCGCCGTCGACGGATGACGCGAGCAGCGTGGAGCGGCGCGCCTCGGGCAGGTCGCTCAGCACAGGGTCCGCGGCGTTGGCATCGACCTCGTCCGCGAAGTAGATGCGGGTGAACAGCTGGCGCAGCAGGCCACGGGCGTGGATCGTGCAGTCGAGGTGCGGTGCCTGCGTCGTGCCCGCCGGGCCGGGCACCGGTCCCGGTCTGACGGTGACGATCCGCCACCGGCCGTCGGCGTCGGTGGCGCACCGCGCCCAGCCGCGGAAGTCGCCGTTCGCCGCCCCTCGCGGGTCCTCGGCGCTGGCGAACCGGCCATCGGCATCGGCCTGCCATGTCTCGACGAGGGCGTCAGTGACCGCCTCACCCGCGCCATCGGTGATGCGGCCGGTCAGCACGATCGCCGCGGCGTGGTCCTCGGCGACCGCGGTCGCGCCGTCGGGCCACAGCAGCCCGATGTGCAGGAACGGGCCGGCTGTCTGGGCCGGAGTGATCTGGCGGCCCATCAGTGCTCGTCCTCGTCGTCGGGGTCCTCGAACACCCCTGCATCGCGGCCCCGGAGCACGATGTCGAAGTTGAATGCCAGCGCCCACTCGGGGACGGTCTCGTCCAGGTCGAACGAGGAGATCATCGCCTGCCGTGCCCGCTCGTCGCGCACCGCGTTGAAGATCGGGTCCTGCCAGAAGAGCGGGTCGCCGGGGAAGTACATCTGGGTGATCAGCCGCTGCACGAACGCGCGACCGAAGACCGAGAAGTGGATGTGGGCCGGCCGCCACGCGTTGTGGTGGTTGCGCCACGGGTACGCGCCGGGGCGGATGGTGGTGAACCGGTAGCGTCCCGCGCTGTCGGTGAGGCACCGGCCGGCCCCGGTGAAGTTGGGATCCAGCGGTGCGTCGTGGCGGTCGCCCTCGTGAGCGTAGCGGCCGGCGGCGTTGGCCTGCCAGATCTCCACGAGCGTGTCGGGCACGCCGCGACCGTCGCTGTCGACCACGCGCCCGTGGACGATGATCCGTTCACCGAGCGGCTCGGCGTCGTGGCGGCGCGTCAGGTCCGCGTCGTCCGCCGTCACGCGGTCCTCACCGAACGCGGGGCCGGTCACCTCCGTCAGCGTGTGGGGCAGGATGACCAGCGGTCGGTCGGGCGCGCGGTGCTTCGTTGAACCGTACTCCGGCGTCGCGAGCGCCGGATCGCCGGCCTCGCGCCGGTAGCCGGGCACGATGAGGGTGTCGGTCATGTCGGCCACGATGGGGTGCATCCTCTGGGTGTCGGGTGTGGTGGGAGGCGGCCACGCCCCCACGCATCGTACCGTGGTGGTGATCGAGGACTCCCGCGTGTGCCGGTCGGCACGCCCTACGGCCAGACCCGGGAAGCGCGCGTGCCCGACCGCGGCTGCAGCTCCCTCGAGCTCGCCCGGCGCGACGACCTCACGGGCCACCACGTGGGACGGGTGCCGGGCGGGTGCGGCGGCACGGAACGCGTGGACGGGGCGCCACTCGCCGGCTGACGTGTCACGACGCGTCCCGGTCACCGCCCGCCACGTGCGCCCATCGGACGGACGGGTCGGGACGTTCGAGGCGTCCAGATCCGGGTCTAGCCTGGCGCCCATGGCTGCATCGCCCGACAACATCCTGATCCTCGGTCTGGCCAAGACCGGCAGCACCGGCCTGTACAACAACGTCAAGGCGGCGCTGGCGGCCGCGGGGCACGACTACTACTGCCTGTTCGAGCCGACTCGGCCCGACCAGCTGGACAGCATTCACCGTTACGCGCCGACGCTGCCGCTGCTGACGAAGGTCATGATCGCGCGGGAGCCGCACCTGCGCCTGCGCTACGACCTGTTCCCGCGCCGGATGACCCTGCTGCGCGACCCCCGCGACATGATCGTGAGCTTCCTGTTGGTCCGGCCCTTCATCCGCGCGGACGTACCGTGGGAGCAGGTCGAGCCGTTCGTCGAGGCGATCCGTGCCAAGGAGCGCGATCCCGCCTCGTCCTCGGTGCAGGACCTGCACCGCCTCGCCGACGACCTGGGGCTCGCTTCGTACCGGCTCGAGCGCGTCGTGGAGTTCATGGAGTGGCAGGAGTCGCCTGATCGACCGCCGCGACGTGTTCACGGTGCGCTACGAGGACTTCATCGCCGGACGCCTGGGCGCGCTGAACGCGTACCTGGGCTGGACGTCGACAAGAGCGCGGCTGCGTCACCCTGGCTCGCGCACATCCTGCGGTCGGGCGAGTCCGGCGACTGGCGGCACTGGTTCACCGAGGAGGACGTGACGGCCTACCGCCCCTACGTCACCGACTACATGAAGCGCTTCGAGTACCCGGACGACTGGGTGCTCGCCGACGATCCCGTCATCAGCTCGGAGACGGCGTCGGGTTACATCGAGGGCAAGTACCGCAGCCGACGACGGCAGCAGGCGCAGCGCCGCAACGGGCTGACCCTCGACGCCGGTGCGCCGGCGCAGCGCGACCACATGGAGCACCTGGCCGAGGACGGCCACTCGCAGGCGATGTACCGCCTGGCGAAGGCGGCGGTGGGTGGCACCGACGAGCCCGACCGCGCGTTCCGGCTGGCCCACAGGGCGGCGGTCCAGGGCCACCGGCCGGCCATGCGCCTGCTGGCCGACCTGTACCGGCGTGGCCACGGCGTCGAGGCCGACGAACGCCAGGCCGAGTTCTGGGCGTCCGTGGGCAACGGCCACGAGCGTCCACGCGGTGGGCTGCGCCGCCTCCTGGGCCGCCGCTGACGGCCGCGCGGCCCTCCGACGTCGGGCGGGCCGCGTGACCCGGGTCAGGTGCCGTCGTCGTCGACCAGGATGTCCTGCACGCCCCGGACGCAGGTGCCGCCGGCGCGCTTGGCCCGGTACAGACCGTCGTCGGCCTCGCGGTACAGCGCGACGCCGCTGCGGGCGCCCACGCGACACCCACGCTGACGGCGACCTCGAGGCCACGGAGACCGTGGCCCAGGTGGGATCCTGACACCGAGGATCCACACGCCGGTCGTTCGCGGCCGTCCCCGTCACGAGCTCCAGTCGTGGGTCCGCAGGTCACGGAGAGATCGGTGGCGTAGGCCGCCGGCGGGGTGCCGAACGGATGAGCGAGTCCGGCGTCACGAGCGGGGGTTCGAGCTCACGCCCCTCGAACGGCCTGCCGTCCGGGCCGGGGAGCGCCTCGACCTCCAGCTGCGCGGCCGGCGCAGCGCCGGGCCGGGCGATGCCGCCGGTGCGGACGACGCGGTGTCCGGCGCGATGGCGACGGTGCTCTCGGTACCCCTAGCTCGGCCGTGCACATCCGGCCAGCAGCGCGCACAGCACGACGCCGCAGACAAGGGCGGGTCGTGGAAGTCGCATCGCAGTCGTCCACCGGAGGCCGGTGTCGGTCGGCGGCGGCCGTCCGGCGATGACGCGGGCGTCGCCGGTCACGTGGGAGGAGTAGGGCCGCCGTGCCGCCGTCCACGGGGTCGTGGCCGCCCGGCGGCTGGTTGAATGGTCGTGTGGCTGACCGCCGCTTCACTGACGACGTCGAGGCCGTGCTGCGCGCGCTGCGGCCCGGCCAGATCGTGACCTACGGCGAGGTCGCGGCGGAGGCCGGACATCCCGGTGCGGCACGGGCGGTCGGGACGGTGCTGCGCACGAGCAGCGGCCTGCCGTGGTGGCGGGTCGTCGCAGCCAGCGGGCGCGTCAACCCGCACGCAGCCGTCGAGGCGACCTGGCTGCTGCGTGCCGAGGGCGTGGAGGTACGTGACGGTCGTGTGGTCCGGCGGCACTGACCCCGCCACCGTGCCGTCTACCAGGCGTAAGCCTCCGGCGCAGGCCCGCCGGGACCGGGGAAGATGTCGTCCAGCCGTTCCAGCGCCTGGTCGTCGAGCTCGACCGCCAGCGCGTCGAGGGCCGATGCGAACTGGTCCATCGTGCGCGGACCGACGATCGGGGCGGTGACGGCGGACTGGTGGCACAGCCACGCGAGTCCGACCTGCGCCGGGGCGTGCCCGAGCTCGTCGCAGAGGTCCTCGTACCGCTCGATCTGGTCGCGGTGGCGTTCGAGCAGCGAGCGCGTGCGCTCCGTCGCGGACCGTCCCTCGCGCTCCTTGCGCAGGATGCCCGCGAGCAGGCCCTGGGCGAGCGGGCTCCACGGGATGACACCGACGCCGTAGGCCTCGCACGCCGGCAGCACCTCCAGCTCCACCGTGCGCTCGAGCAGGTTGTACAGCGACTGCTCGCTGACCAGGCCGTTGAAGTGGCGTCGCCCGGCCGCCTCCTGGCCCTGCACGATGTGCCAGGCCGCATGGTTCGACGAGCCGACGTAGAGTACCTTGCCCTGCGCGACGAGCGTCTCCATCGCCTCCCAGATCTCGTCCCAGGGTGTGTTCCGATCGACGTGGTGCATCTGGTACAGGTCGACCCAGTCGGTCTGGAGGCGCCGCAGGGAGCCCTCGCAGGCCCGAATGATGTTGCGCTTGCTCAGGAACGTGTCGTTCGGCCAGTCCGACATCGACCCGTACAGCTTGGTGGCCAGGACCGTCCGCTCGCGGCGCCCGTCGCCCTTGGCGAACCAGCGTCCGATGATCTGCTCGGTCCACCCCTCGCCCTTGCGCCACCCGTACACGTTGGCGGTGTCGAAGAAGTTGACCCCGTGCTCGTGCGCGGCGTCCATGATCGCGTGGGCGGCGTGCTCGTCGGTGTGGGGGCCGAAGTTCATCGTGCCGAGACACAGGCGGCTGACCGACAGCCCGCTGCGTCCGAGGTGGGTGTCATCCACGCTGCCGTCCTCCGTCTCAGGTGCGGGGCCGATGGTACCGACGACCCCGGCCGCACCACGGCGATGCTGCGGCGCGGACTGCTCGACCGGGTCGGCGTGTCCAATCGCCCGTTCTGCTGGCTGGACGTTGACGCAATCGACCTCGCCGGCGCCCGCGCCAGCTACGAGGTCGCGTCGTCGACGGGGGCCTGGACCTGGTCGTCCTGGGCCTCGGCGTCCACGGCCCCGTCGGCCTGGACGAGCCCGGATCGGGGCCGGACACGATGACGCGCGTCGTGACGCTGACCGAGGTGTCGCGGCGCGCGTCGCTGCAGTACGGGGTGGCGGCGCCGATATCGGGGATCACGGGCGTGCGGACGCTGCTCAGATCTCGTGAGCTCTGGCTCCTCGTCACGGACCGCCACAAGCGGGCGGTGCTCGTCGGTCCGGTGACGGCCGACCTGCCCCTGTCCCTGCTCCGCACCCACGCACGCGTGACGTGCTGGGCCGATGCCGACGCGCTGCCGAGGTCGTCCGGCGCTGAGGTTTCAGGCGTTCGAGATCGCGTCGAGCAGTGCCCGCATCCACGGTCCGAGGTCGTCGGGCGTGCGCGCCGAGATCAGGTTGCCGTCGACGACCGTCTCCTCGTCGACCCAGTCGACGCCGGCGTTGACCATGTCGTCGCGGATCGCGCCGACGCTGGTCGCGCGACGTCCCTTCAGGATCCCGGCCGAGATCGGTACCCAGCCGGCGTGGCAGATGAACGCGATCGGCTTGCCGTCCTGGTCGAACGAGCGGACCAGGTCGAGCACGTGCTCGTCGCGGCGCAGCTTGTCGGGGGCGAAGCCGCCCGGCACGACCAGGGCGTCGAAGTCTTCCGCCGCCATGTCGGCGATGTCGGCGTCGGCGGCGACGGGGCCGTGCCCCTTCTTGCCGGTCACGTCGGCCCCGCCGAGGCTGGCGAGGGTCACGTCGACGTCCTCCTCGCGCAGGCGGTACAGCGGATACAGCAGCTCCATGTCCTCAAACAGGTCGGCGGCGAGGGTCAGGACCCGGGCCTCGGACAGTGCGGGCATATCGAGTGCTCCTTCGGGCTCAGTGCGACGGGGTTGAGCGTTCCCGCGCGGCACACCGATTACGCCGCCAGCGTCGCGACCGCCCGCATCAATGGGAGTCTGGGCCCTGGTGTGCCGCGCGGCGATCGGGACGGTGCTCAGCGTGCTCGTCGCTCATCGTGGCCACGTGCCTGCCGTACGCCTGCGCTGCCGGTCTGGCCGACATGCCGTGGGCGAACACGCTGAGCAGCACGGTCCAGCTCACGATTGTCACGATCTGGGACTCCACGGCGAGGTCGGCTTCCTCGACGATCAGCACTGCGAAGAGGATCGAGGCCAGCCCGCGCGGACCGAACCAGCCGACGAAGCCCAGGGTCAGGGCGCTCAGCCCGGTACCCAGAAGCGACACCGCCACCGGCACCATTCGCACGACGGTCAGACTGAGCACGGCGTACAGGACGGTCGGGACGTCACCGTCGGTCAGCGCGGGACCGGCGAGCGACGTGCCGAAGACCAGGAACGTCAGCATCGTCAGCAGCTGGCCCTCGTCCTCCGCGAAGTCGGCGGCGTGCGGGCACTGCTCACGTGCCACCTGACCGAAGGCGAGCCCGGCCACGAAGGCTGCGATGAAGCCGTTGCCACCGAACACCTCCGACAGCGCGAACGCGCAGACCGCGACCGCGAACGTCGACAGCTGGCGGAACACCCCGTCCATCCACCCGCGGCGCGCCATGCGGTCGATCACGACACCCCCGACGAACCCGACGAGCGCACCGACGAGTGTGCCGATGCCGAGCTGCATGGCGACGAACGAGACGATGCCCCGGCCGGACAGCACGCCCTCCTCACCGGCGGCCAGGCCGAGGAACAGGGTCACGAGCGGGAGCGCGATGCCGTCGTTGAGGCCGCTTTCGACCGACAGGGTCTCGCGGATGCGCACCGGCACGTCGGGGTTGGTCCCGACGGCCTGGCCGAGCGCCGCGTCGGTCGGTGCGAGCACCGCGGCCAGCAACGCCGCCTCCCACGGGAGCAGGTCGAACAGCAGCAATGCCGCCGCGGTCCCCAGCACCACGGTGCCCGGCAGGCCGACGGTCAGCAGGCGGCCCGGCAATTGCGCCTCGTGGACCAGGCGCGGCAGCCTGATCTGGATCGCATCGACGAACAGGACGAGCACCAGCGTGGCCTCCGCGAGGATGTGGACGCCCTCCTCCTCGAGACCGAGGTCGAGCACCCCGAGCCCGGCGTCGCCCAGCAGCAGACCCGCGGCGACGAACGCCATCGGCCCGGTCACCAGCGTTGACTCGAGTCGGCGCGAGACCACGCCGTACGCCACGACCAGCGCGGCGGCGATCGCGACGGACTCCATTGCGGCTCCGGGGTCGGGGTCGGTCGTGCCCCAGTCAAGCAGCGCCGTGCCGCCGGTGGCGGCATCCGCGGCCTCAGCCCCTCGTGGTCGGCGGCGTCCAGGTCACGCCGGTGGCCGCGGCGATGGCGGTCATCATCCGGTCGATGTCGACGTCGACGGCGCCCGTGGTCGTCAGCACCTCACCCCACCGCAGAAGGATGCGCGGGCGGTGCCATGGTCGCCAGCTCGCCAGCTGCGGTCCCGGGTGCGGCTCATGGATCACGCCGAGCACCTGGATGGGCACGCCGGCGGCGTGGGCGATCCGCACGGCGCCGGTCCTCGGGTAGCGCAACATGAGCTCTGGTTGCCAGCCACCCTCCGGTGCGATCCACACGC
Coding sequences within:
- the pcaH gene encoding protocatechuate 3,4-dioxygenase subunit beta, with product MTGTRRDTSAGEWRPVHAFRAAAPARHPSHVVAREVVAPGELEGAAAAVGHARFPGLAVGRADRHTRESSITTTVRCVGAWPPPTTPDTQRMHPIVADMTDTLIVPGYRREAGDPALATPEYGSTKHRAPDRPLVILPHTLTEVTGPAFGEDRVTADDADLTRRHDAEPLGERIIVHGRVVDSDGRGVPDTLVEIWQANAAGRYAHEGDRHDAPLDPNFTGAGRCLTDSAGRYRFTTIRPGAYPWRNHHNAWRPAHIHFSVFGRAFVQRLITQMYFPGDPLFWQDPIFNAVRDERARQAMISSFDLDETVPEWALAFNFDIVLRGRDAGVFEDPDDEDEH
- the pcaD gene encoding 3-oxoadipate enol-lactonase, translated to MTAVEVHHVVTGPVDAPVVVLHDSLGSSLDMWEPQVVPLAGRQRVVRYDLRGHGRSPAPIGPYTMADLAEDVTALLDRLGVGRAHHVGLSLGGMIAMQLAATVPACVDRLVLCCTSAHLPPARRWHDRAATVRDDGVRAVADAVVGRWLTDGLATADPALVERLLAMVRGTSDEGYAGCCEAIATMDLRDDLASITTPTLLIVGDEDPATPREHAEVIAAGVAGARIVMVGPAAHLANVEQPDAVSGHILAHLDSEGQQ
- a CDS encoding aldo/keto reductase; its protein translation is MDDTHLGRSGLSVSRLCLGTMNFGPHTDEHAAHAIMDAAHEHGVNFFDTANVYGWRKGEGWTEQIIGRWFAKGDGRRERTVLATKLYGSMSDWPNDTFLSKRNIIRACEGSLRRLQTDWVDLYQMHHVDRNTPWDEIWEAMETLVAQGKVLYVGSSNHAAWHIVQGQEAAGRRHFNGLVSEQSLYNLLERTVELEVLPACEAYGVGVIPWSPLAQGLLAGILRKEREGRSATERTRSLLERHRDQIERYEDLCDELGHAPAQVGLAWLCHQSAVTAPIVGPRTMDQFASALDALAVELDDQALERLDDIFPGPGGPAPEAYAW
- the pcaB gene encoding 3-carboxy-cis,cis-muconate cycloisomerase, whose product is MPPSSSTPDTDALFDLVLARGRVRAVTGDRAWLQAMLDVEAALATAAADRGVIAHEDADNIAAACDARAFDAVEIGAAATAAGNPVVPLVRALTAAVDGGAAAHVHRGATSQDVLDTATMLVARQALDVIIDDLTATADAAAELGRIHRDLPMVGRTLLQQAVPTTFGCRAAGWMTGLDAALAQLRAVRRGLPAQLGGAAGTLASLGEAGPGVAVAFARRLDLVAPVMPWHTIRTPIAELAGALGSAAGVCAKVARDITLLAQTEVGEVSEGVEGRGRSSTMPHKRNPVAAVAALAAAMTVPGLVATLLTTMCQEHERAAGAWHAEWRPCTQLLRATGSAGAWLRDSVGNLRVHSDRMRANLELTGGLLQAERVTAALTDALGRLAAHDLVAAAADRAEAEGSDLLSQLSRDRVITDVCPPDELRRLLDPTGATGNATVLVDRALARHDATAATR
- a CDS encoding NAD(P)-binding domain-containing protein; this encodes MGTRVETLIVGAGQAGLTLSHHLTAHGRPHLLLDRGRVGERWRSERWDSFKLLTPNWQTGLPGLDYRGDDPDGFMDRAEVVDLFERYARSFDAPVHTGVAVHRIRPAGGAWCVISDHGSFIADNVVVATGHHALPRIPMEPAVRLPADIVQLHTSHYRNPQQLPDGGVLVVGAGPSGQQIAEELALAGRRVVLAAGRHRTLPRRYRGRDAHWWMHRMSAFDRTIDSLADPQAVRSTPAFVLAGGRHDMDLRRLVARGVTPTGRLAGVQGATVWFGDDLAATVAAADRHRQEFRNSVDDFVARSGVPAAAPDDEPPPPGAWVRQAPRRLQLDDAGIHSVLWATGYRRDFSWIDADVFDATGEPLQRRGVTTADGLFFLGLRWMYRRGSDTIHGVGADAEHLAGVIARRTVAAAVRA
- a CDS encoding type 1 glutamine amidotransferase domain-containing protein; the protein is MPALSEARVLTLAADLFEDMELLYPLYRLREEDVDVTLASLGGADVTGKKGHGPVAADADIADMAAEDFDALVVPGGFAPDKLRRDEHVLDLVRSFDQDGKPIAFICHAGWVPISAGILKGRRATSVGAIRDDMVNAGVDWVDEETVVDGNLISARTPDDLGPWMRALLDAISNA
- the pcaG gene encoding protocatechuate 3,4-dioxygenase subunit alpha: MGRQITPAQTAGPFLHIGLLWPDGATAVAEDHAAAIVLTGRITDGAGEAVTDALVETWQADADGRFASAEDPRGAANGDFRGWARCATDADGRWRIVTVRPGPVPGPAGTTQAPHLDCTIHARGLLRQLFTRIYFADEVDANAADPVLSDLPEARRSTLLASSVDGGYDLDIHLQGDRATVFFDA
- a CDS encoding MGMT family protein; the protein is MADRRFTDDVEAVLRALRPGQIVTYGEVAAEAGHPGAARAVGTVLRTSSGLPWWRVVAASGRVNPHAAVEATWLLRAEGVEVRDGRVVRRH
- the pcaC gene encoding 4-carboxymuconolactone decarboxylase; this encodes MTDERYDAGMQVRREVLGDEYVAQATARATRMTRPFQEYITRNAWGDVWTREGLDRRTRSCLTLALLAALGHEAELALHVRAAVRNGLDADDIAEVLLHTAVYAGVPAANAAMAVAQRTLADMGLAAALSDD
- a CDS encoding cation:proton antiporter, translated to MESVAIAAALVVAYGVVSRRLESTLVTGPMAFVAAGLLLGDAGLGVLDLGLEEEGVHILAEATLVLVLFVDAIQIRLPRLVHEAQLPGRLLTVGLPGTVVLGTAAALLLFDLLPWEAALLAAVLAPTDAALGQAVGTNPDVPVRIRETLSVESGLNDGIALPLVTLFLGLAAGEEGVLSGRGIVSFVAMQLGIGTLVGALVGFVGGVVIDRMARRGWMDGVFRQLSTFAVAVCAFALSEVFGGNGFIAAFVAGLAFGQVAREQCPHAADFAEDEGQLLTMLTFLVFGTSLAGPALTDGDVPTVLYAVLSLTVVRMVPVAVSLLGTGLSALTLGFVGWFGPRGLASILFAVLIVEEADLAVESQIVTIVSWTVLLSVFAHGMSARPAAQAYGRHVATMSDEHAEHRPDRRAAHQGPDSH